Proteins encoded in a region of the Nitrospiraceae bacterium genome:
- a CDS encoding DUF3443 family protein, which translates to MILRSCVSGLFGVAVTLLLGCGNSGGSSPSTPSGPSGLNVLAITINPSSAAVCIFANEPCTQVTICQPATSNCQTITDVLVDTGSSGLRIFTSVLGITLPSSNIGECMYFGGTADWGRVQSADIILGGEPAVMVPIQVIDPTFAGQYTPAGQPASNVCGVASVDSSPAQAGFNGILGVGVFPLDGGVYYNCAPLPCVATAISASQQVQNPVGLLPVDNNGVIVALPSVPASGSPSLTGSLILGIGTRSNNQPSGVTVLPTNLSGQIVTHFNPSPGVSTQEAGIFDTGSSAFFFSDSSLSIPLCPGNLSFLYCPSSPLSFSAVNTELSGSPSSLVNFQLANPIPLFSSGNAAISNVGGPTFSAGLFDWGLPFFFGRTVYVGLGGKVSVLGTGPFWAY; encoded by the coding sequence ATGATTCTGAGATCGTGCGTATCGGGTCTTTTCGGCGTTGCCGTAACGCTTCTGCTAGGTTGTGGCAATTCAGGAGGCTCTAGCCCTTCCACTCCTTCCGGGCCTTCTGGTCTCAACGTCCTCGCAATCACAATAAATCCATCTTCTGCCGCGGTCTGCATATTTGCCAATGAGCCCTGCACCCAAGTCACCATTTGCCAGCCCGCTACCTCAAACTGTCAAACCATTACGGACGTTCTGGTGGATACCGGATCATCGGGACTCCGGATTTTTACCTCTGTCTTAGGGATCACACTCCCATCCAGCAACATCGGAGAATGCATGTATTTTGGAGGCACTGCCGATTGGGGGCGCGTTCAATCAGCGGACATCATTTTGGGAGGGGAACCGGCTGTGATGGTCCCTATCCAAGTGATCGATCCGACCTTCGCGGGACAATACACCCCCGCGGGCCAACCTGCTTCGAACGTCTGCGGCGTAGCCTCAGTCGACTCTAGTCCTGCACAAGCCGGATTCAATGGCATCTTGGGCGTTGGGGTATTTCCTTTAGACGGCGGGGTTTACTATAACTGTGCGCCACTCCCTTGTGTTGCTACTGCAATCTCGGCCTCCCAACAGGTCCAGAATCCGGTGGGACTTCTGCCAGTTGATAATAATGGGGTCATAGTCGCCCTGCCGTCTGTGCCCGCCAGTGGATCGCCCTCCCTTACCGGTTCCCTGATTCTAGGCATAGGAACAAGATCCAATAACCAACCTTCCGGGGTCACGGTGTTACCGACCAACTTATCGGGCCAAATCGTGACACACTTTAACCCCAGCCCTGGTGTCAGTACGCAGGAAGCGGGAATATTCGATACCGGCTCCAGTGCCTTTTTTTTCAGTGACTCGTCATTGTCTATTCCGCTGTGTCCCGGAAATTTGTCTTTTCTGTACTGCCCGTCTTCTCCGTTATCCTTCTCGGCGGTCAACACGGAGTTGTCAGGGTCTCCGTCAAGCCTGGTCAATTTTCAGCTCGCCAATCCCATACCCCTCTTCTCTTCAGGAAATGCCGCCATTAGCAATGTGGGCGGACCAACATTTTCTGCGGGGTTGTTTGACTGGGGGCTGCCATTCTTTTTTGGCAGGACGGTCTATGTCGGCCTTGGTGGAAAAGTATCCGTGCTCGGTACTGGGCCATTCTGGGCCTATTAG
- a CDS encoding DUF2844 domain-containing protein — MKHRLVLEMAVAISLILIINLPRTWAVLGEPASSVETDRVALTGQIRVITEQGYIIQEITTLELVLREYVFGDTVFAVAWRGRRPPHLVSLLGSYFQEYQEAATAAASNGPGRRGMTRIQGSRVVVETGGHPGDIRGRAYIPSLLPSGVTREMIQ; from the coding sequence ATGAAACATAGGCTTGTTCTTGAGATGGCAGTAGCGATCAGTCTGATCTTGATCATCAATCTCCCTAGAACCTGGGCCGTCTTGGGGGAACCGGCGAGTTCCGTGGAAACAGACCGCGTGGCACTTACCGGACAAATCAGGGTGATCACGGAACAGGGATATATCATTCAGGAAATTACTACATTGGAGCTCGTGCTTCGGGAATATGTGTTTGGGGATACGGTCTTTGCCGTGGCCTGGAGAGGAAGAAGACCTCCACACTTGGTTTCACTCTTGGGTTCTTATTTTCAGGAATACCAGGAGGCAGCTACTGCGGCCGCATCGAACGGGCCTGGGAGGCGTGGGATGACCCGCATCCAGGGGTCCCGTGTCGTGGTAGAAACGGGCGGTCATCCAGGAGATATACGCGGAAGAGCCTATATTCCATCACTCCTCCCTTCGGGAGTGACAAGAGAGATGATCCAATGA
- a CDS encoding mechanosensitive ion channel family protein produces the protein MTPLERILSGEFVNPGTLFGVIFYALVFLLVAWLSMRSLRVTLERLEGGVLDHTTANFLRRMGDVLVWVLALILYAHLIPELRSLGTALLTGASVASVLIGLAAQSTLGNLIAGFSLLLYRPFQIGDSVQLTVPSGVQTGTIADLTLGYTIIRTPENHEIVVPNSVMASQAIIKSPE, from the coding sequence ATGACGCCATTGGAACGGATTCTCAGCGGGGAATTTGTCAACCCTGGCACACTGTTCGGAGTAATCTTCTACGCTCTGGTGTTCCTTCTGGTGGCGTGGTTGAGCATGCGCTCGCTGCGCGTAACTCTGGAGCGGCTCGAAGGTGGGGTGCTGGACCACACGACGGCGAACTTCCTGCGTCGCATGGGGGACGTTCTCGTTTGGGTACTCGCCTTGATTCTGTATGCCCACCTGATCCCCGAACTCCGCTCCCTTGGGACTGCGCTGCTCACGGGTGCCAGTGTGGCCTCTGTTCTTATTGGCTTAGCTGCCCAGAGTACGCTCGGCAATCTGATCGCCGGATTCTCTCTGCTGTTGTATCGGCCGTTCCAGATCGGGGACTCGGTGCAATTGACGGTTCCGTCTGGCGTTCAAACTGGCACGATAGCAGACCTCACCCTGGGCTATACCATTATTAGGACTCCGGAGAACCACGAAATCGTTGTCCCGAACAGTGTGATGGCAAGCCAGGCGATCATTAAGTCCCCGGAGTGA
- a CDS encoding tetratricopeptide repeat protein: MKSTALCNRKADFSKNHPLASLKQKTWGTGQELILLSDRSPSHADESFFFDEDGLLVGALFTFSSGLDLSPYPVLRDTLARLKPVLEFYVNVANLSSKDSMNSSTLYETGDEKSTTQYLVLAAGEHPTLLQASITIDPYARLFSPYRREFLERLRNPTGTKPGLKLESQGADDKEPFPSLQQFARGETAQLSYCGSQNYDIAADAYQKAIASGFSNKVWLAEAHHKLGLAWEGKGQYEKAKAEMLQSLTIRPNTPEILNNLGTVYVKLGDKANALASFEKAVTLRPNYAIARYHLAEAYEPTDSKRSISEYETYLALVEGIPDEADRIALVQQRVKALKKP, from the coding sequence TTGAAGTCGACTGCATTATGCAATCGAAAGGCCGATTTTAGTAAAAACCACCCCCTTGCATCCCTCAAGCAAAAGACGTGGGGGACTGGACAGGAATTGATCCTGTTGTCCGATCGGAGCCCATCGCACGCCGACGAGTCATTTTTTTTCGATGAAGATGGGCTCTTGGTTGGTGCGCTGTTCACCTTCTCCTCCGGCCTGGATCTTTCACCCTATCCGGTGCTACGAGATACGCTTGCCAGGTTAAAGCCTGTTCTGGAGTTCTACGTCAACGTCGCGAATCTCTCATCAAAGGACAGCATGAACTCTAGTACCCTCTACGAAACCGGGGATGAAAAATCGACGACTCAGTATCTGGTACTCGCTGCGGGAGAGCATCCGACGTTACTCCAGGCTTCCATCACAATCGATCCCTACGCGCGTCTCTTCTCCCCTTACCGGCGGGAATTTCTTGAGCGGTTGCGAAATCCGACTGGTACCAAGCCCGGACTAAAGCTTGAGAGTCAAGGTGCCGACGATAAGGAACCGTTCCCGTCACTCCAGCAATTTGCTCGCGGTGAGACGGCACAGCTGTCCTACTGCGGCAGTCAAAACTACGACATTGCCGCGGATGCATATCAAAAGGCGATCGCGAGCGGTTTCTCCAACAAAGTGTGGCTGGCCGAAGCACATCACAAGCTCGGCCTTGCCTGGGAAGGGAAAGGTCAGTATGAAAAGGCCAAAGCGGAGATGCTGCAGTCGCTTACGATCAGGCCCAACACTCCCGAAATCTTAAACAACCTTGGGACTGTGTACGTCAAGTTGGGAGACAAGGCGAACGCGCTGGCCTCTTTCGAAAAAGCTGTCACTCTTCGTCCGAACTACGCCATTGCACGCTATCACCTCGCGGAAGCCTATGAACCGACTGACTCCAAACGCTCGATTTCGGAGTACGAAACCTATCTCGCCCTCGTCGAAGGGATCCCCGACGAAGCCGACCGAATCGCGCTCGTGCAACAACGGGTCAAGGCCTTGAAAAAGCCCTGA
- a CDS encoding TraR/DksA C4-type zinc finger protein, with amino-acid sequence MKARTASKRTVSPKSLTNAVTIKRKQPASAARGKYTGIRRDLERQRAAILAEAGEGRTTRKSQETFADVSDQATAEADQNFSMRIKEREQKLLKKIDEALDRMDKQTYGICERCEEDIPYERLKARPVTTLCIACKTLQEQEEKTRR; translated from the coding sequence ATGAAAGCACGGACTGCTTCCAAACGAACCGTTTCTCCGAAATCTTTAACTAACGCTGTCACAATCAAGCGAAAACAACCCGCTTCAGCAGCGCGTGGGAAATATACCGGCATCCGTCGAGACCTTGAGCGCCAGCGTGCTGCGATTTTAGCGGAGGCTGGAGAGGGGCGTACCACTCGGAAGAGTCAAGAAACGTTCGCGGATGTCAGCGATCAAGCGACAGCGGAGGCGGATCAGAATTTCTCCATGCGAATTAAGGAACGCGAACAGAAACTGCTCAAGAAGATCGATGAAGCACTCGATCGTATGGACAAGCAGACCTACGGGATCTGTGAACGATGCGAAGAGGACATTCCTTACGAACGGCTCAAGGCTCGGCCGGTCACGACGCTCTGTATCGCCTGCAAGACGCTCCAAGAGCAGGAAGAGAAGACCCGCCGGTAG
- the recR gene encoding recombination mediator RecR has protein sequence MAVDQQGLLARLVRELVRLPGIGQKTAQRLAFHVLKVDREDALRLAEAIRAVKDGLTFCRQCRNIAEGELCELCLDPKRDRTRIMVVEEPSTLYAIERAGGYRGLYHVLLGALSPLEGVGPSDIRAEELIDRVKLGGIEEVIFATNPTIEGEATAIYLTNQLRPFGTRVSRIAYGIPVGMDIEYADEVTLLKSIEGRRDL, from the coding sequence ATGGCGGTTGATCAACAGGGATTGCTGGCTCGACTAGTTCGAGAGTTGGTCCGTTTGCCGGGCATCGGACAGAAGACAGCGCAGCGGTTAGCGTTCCATGTGTTAAAGGTTGATCGTGAGGATGCGCTGCGGCTCGCTGAGGCCATTCGTGCCGTGAAAGACGGCCTCACGTTCTGTCGGCAATGTCGAAATATCGCGGAGGGCGAGTTGTGCGAGCTTTGCCTGGACCCGAAGCGAGACCGTACCAGAATCATGGTGGTGGAAGAACCCAGCACGCTCTATGCCATTGAGCGCGCCGGCGGTTATCGCGGCCTGTACCATGTCTTATTGGGCGCCCTCTCACCGTTGGAGGGGGTCGGACCGTCTGATATTCGTGCGGAAGAACTCATCGATCGTGTGAAGCTCGGGGGGATCGAAGAAGTTATTTTCGCGACCAACCCTACAATCGAGGGCGAAGCCACAGCCATCTATTTGACGAACCAGTTGAGACCGTTTGGCACGCGAGTCTCCCGAATCGCCTACGGGATTCCCGTCGGGATGGATATCGAATATGCCGACGAAGTGACTTTGCTCAAGTCGATCGAAGGCCGCCGGGACCTTTGA
- a CDS encoding YbaB/EbfC family nucleoid-associated protein has translation MKNPLGNMAGLLKQAQAMQAQMAKVQEQAASKTVTGTAGGGSVTVTANGAMELVKIVIDPEVVKSGDADMVQDLMLAATNDALRKAREMMANEMKSLTGGLNIPGLF, from the coding sequence ATGAAAAATCCGTTGGGCAACATGGCGGGTTTGCTCAAACAGGCGCAGGCCATGCAGGCTCAGATGGCGAAAGTACAGGAACAAGCCGCATCCAAGACCGTGACGGGGACGGCGGGGGGAGGCAGTGTGACCGTCACGGCGAATGGCGCGATGGAACTTGTCAAGATCGTCATTGATCCCGAAGTCGTTAAAAGTGGAGACGCCGACATGGTGCAGGACCTCATGTTGGCCGCGACGAATGACGCGCTACGGAAAGCCCGGGAAATGATGGCGAACGAAATGAAGTCCTTGACTGGCGGGCTCAATATCCCGGGGCTCTTCTAG